The DNA segment TTTATCTCAGCTGAAAAGATTAAATGCCATGCAGACTTAACATGTACTTACTGAACAGGGTTGTAGCTGGAGAATGCGATGAGACCTCCAAAAGCTAGGGAGAAGGAATAAAACACTTGGGCTCCTGCATCCAACCATGTCGATGGATTCATCAACTCATCCACCTAGAAATCAATATCATCATCAGCAGAGTGTTGCATCATACATGGTAATGGcagaaataaagttattttaatgataacTACACTAACATGTGGTGTGAAGAGGAACTTGATTCCCTCTACAGACCCTTTCAGAGTCAGTCCTCGGATGAGGAAGATGGTGAGGACCAAATATGGTAAAGTGGAGGTGATGTACACAGCCtgagaaaaaggaaagacaaatcTTAAAGACGCAATTTctatatattaaaaacacatatgtAAGATAGTTGACCAACTTGTATGGTTTCTGTAAGAAACATTATGTGCAACATCAACATATAGACAGTGCGATAAAAGGATTTATTTTATCTGATTGTTGAGTACAGAGCAGGATGTCTTCAGCAGCTAAAATTTCGCCTAGCTTAGCCACCCTGTTCTCTTTCCGAAGTTGtgaaatactgccactttgtcagtaaTTTCGGTGTAAGACAcagacgccaaaagccacctcttGCAGCATGATATGCCTCTGAGCAGTGTCAGTTTGTAATAGGGGCTCCTTTTGTGATGTTATAATACACCACTGGTCAGCCAGATGGTGACTAGCGTGGCAGCATGATACTCGGACAGGCAGAATCAGTTGACCGATGGAACCTGTCACAGCCATATGATACGCTGCTCGATAGTGTCAGGTTGATTCACTGCTGGTTACAACATAAGGAGCTGAAAGAaaggatggtggatgggtccaacaaaccctggactttcaacTGGAAGAtacgtgcttttgttgccttgaCATAACCATCCGCTGTAGTTTATTTCCCGGCATTAGTTGCAGTATCCCGGAATATTAACAGCAGAAGCAGGAGGATGCCTTGAGTGTAACATGAAGACGTGAAAGTCCATTCCCAAAGCAGCGATTTGTAACGACTTGGGAGGAGAACGTGATGACTAAGCACAGGAAGCTGAGGGACAAGGCTAACCTggctggtggaaaaaaaacctacCAAGTCTTCCAAGGGTCACTTATTAACACAGAGAATTGTGTAATCCACTTCCCAACAGAAGCTTTTTTTTACTGGGTCACTTTCACAACTTATTGGCAAACGGCTGGGGACAGTGACTGTTGCCAGGATGGTATCATTGTGCCTGGACAAAATAAGTGATTGTGCATATCCTGTAAAATGCACTGTATTACAGTATCAACTTTGAAAACTATAATATTGGTTCAGATATATGGTATATATAGGCCCGAATAGTCTATGTTGCGTCCTTCTGCCCCTTAATGCCATAGAGGTCATACCTTGCCTGTGGTCTCAATGCCTCGAATGCAGCAGATATAGAGCACAATCCAAGCTGCAACCAAACACAGCACCATCTGCCACTGCAGACCTCCACTCGCTTCAATATTCTCTGAGGtgttcagtgtttctctgtACCAAAAGTAGTCCACTGGAGAGCTGCGTTTGCATTCTGACACTAGATCTGTAAGAACAGAAagggataaaaacaaattatatgtACTGATCATAAAACATTAGACTGAAATTGAAGATATTTTACCAGAATGGTGACTTGCCTGTACGATTATCATTGAGAGGGCATTGGCTCCATGGCAGTGGGCTCTGGAAAGATTGGAAGAGGTACCACATCACCCAGGCGATGATGGTGTTGTAGTACATGCCCACTAAGAATGACACAGTCATGGATGCAATACCTgcgacagaagaaaaaaagcaacagtgtTACATTTTTCACCACAGAAATTTCTCATGAATGTCCCATGTTTTTAGCTACCAGAGAgtaatactgtatgtaataGTGGACTTCCACATTGGTGCAAAGCATCAAAATGTTCTCACTCACAGTTTGTACATAGAGGCCTACCTACGAACAGGAATGCATCACAATTCGGGAGGTGGTgtattcaacattttaattcaaGACCAAAAAGACAGATTTCAAGCAAGATCAAAATCACTCATTCATGCACTCACCAACTCCAGCCAAGTAGGGGTTAATTGCAGCCCAAACCCCTACACTGCCCTTTCTAAGGCGTTGACCGATGGCAAACTCCAGGTACAATAGTGGTATCCCTTCCAGGACGAGCAGGATAATAAAAGGAATCATAAAAGCACCTGGGAATACACAAAGGTAAGCTCAGATAACAGGAAGGATATGTGGGTGTtaccataaaaacaaaccacatattTACTGTGTGAATGTTGCAACATTGGATACATTTTACAACACCGCAATACATttaacagtatatatattctGTCACAGAACCTCAGTCCCTCAATGCACAATGAAGTTATACACTAATATTTAGGCTGCAGTCATGTCACTTGAATGTACAAATAGTTATgagacaataaagacaaaagaaaaaacaagacagaaaatgaattttacAGATCTTTAGTgataaatcacccaaaaatattATGTACAAGCTTTTGCTGCTCCTAAGTGTTGGGgagcagaaagtaaaaaataaacattataataaCTATTATTGTTCAAAAACTGGataca comes from the Plectropomus leopardus isolate mb unplaced genomic scaffold, YSFRI_Pleo_2.0 unplaced_scaffold24942, whole genome shotgun sequence genome and includes:
- the LOC121966531 gene encoding sodium-dependent neutral amino acid transporter B(0)AT1-like — encoded protein: MIPFIILLVLEGIPLLYLEFAIGQRLRKGSVGVWAAINPYLAGVGIASMTVSFLVGMYYNTIIAWVMWYLFQSFQSPLPWSQCPLNDNRTDLVSECKRSSPVDYFWYRETLNTSENIEASGGLQWQMVLCLVAAWIVLYICCIRGIETTGKAVYITSTLPYLVLTIFLIRGLTLKGSVEGIKFLFTPHVDELMNPSTWLDAGAQVFYSFSLAFGGLIAFSSYNPVHNNCEQDAVIISIINGLTSIFAATVIYSIIGFRATEQFDACVNENIVMLLNAFDLAEGTITESNYDEMLQKLNSTVSGLEIIQGLDLSSCSLRSFLSDGVEGTGLAFIVFTEAITKMPISPLWSILFFIMLLCLGLSTMFGAIEGVVVPLQDLNIFPKKCPKEVVTGIVCLFSFLIALIFALRSGDYWLALFDSFAGSIPLLIIAFCEMIAVAYLYGMDR